In Leptolyngbya sp. NIES-2104, the genomic window CCGATCGGGCGATTTCTTCTCGCCCCATTAAAGCTAAACCATCCGACTCCCGAAACGTTTCGCTTAGCGCTCGAAACCGCTGGCGATGAAGAGTTTGTCAAAATGCGGAAGGGCGATAAACTGCTTGAAAGTGTGATTGCGATCGCGCCTCTACTTGGATTATTGGGAACAGTGACAGGTTTGATGGTCACTTTCTCAAACCTGAATGTCGGAGGGGGTGCAGCATCTGCGGAAGCGACCACGAAAGCCGCTGCCGGGATCGGGGAAGCACTCACCACAACAGCAGGCGGCATGGTCGTAGCAATCATCGCGCTCTGTATCTTCCGCGTCTCCGTCACCCTCCAAGCCAAACAGATGGATTATTTCTCTAAGATTGGCAGCGAGTTGGAATTGATTTATCGTCAATATTGGTACGAACCTGCAACAAGCGAACTAGCGCGAATCGAATCGGCTCGATCGCAAGACCCAGAATCGGCTGAAGTCCCTGTTTAAGAACTCTATGAAATTCAAGAATCAGCAAAAAGGATCGCAAATGCCCGAAATTAATCTCGTGCCGATGATGGACGTGATTATGACGATTCTGACGTTTTTTATCATCGTGTCGATGACACTGACGAATTTTCAATCGGTCGATGCAAATTTACCCAGTGCAGATAAGGGAAGCAGTACGGAAACGCCTGTTGATCCTTTAGTGATTGGGGTGACGAAAACGGGACAAGTCGAAATCAATCAGGGTGCAGTCACAGAAGCGCAAATGGGTGAGCAAGTGGTTTCGTATTTTCAGAAGAATCCGAAAGGAACCATCATTCTAAAAGCTGATAAATCTTTGCCGTATGAGCGGGTTGTAAAAACGCTGGGCGTGTTGCGAGATGTGGGGGGCGACCGCGTTTCGTTAGCGATCGAATAAACTCAGAACAATCAAAAAAAGTGGTGCAGACATCTTGCCTGCACCACAATCAATGTTTGATTTCTTAACTTCCTGGATTTCTAAGCCAAGTTACTACGATCGTGCCTGTTCTGTCCTTAGTCGGAACTAAGTTCATGTAAAACGTGGTGGTTTCTTTCTTCAACTGATAGAGGTTGCCACCGCCATACTGACCTTTCGGAGTCACTTGGAAGCTTCCAGACAGACCCGCTGTAGAGATTGTTTGAAAGAAGACATCCGGCGTTTGACCTGTAATCAAGGTTGGACTGCCATCAATTCCCGGACGCATTTCTGGAATAGCTCCAGTTTGTAACTCTGCCGCGCTCACGACATTAAAGAACATTTCTGGTTTCGGAAATTGTTCGGGTTGGGCATTGGTTTGAGGATTGTCAGAGCGATCGACTTGAGGAGCTAGATCAGTCAGTAGATTGTAGTAATCTGCGGGAATGTTTACAGAACCTTTGAGTGCTGCTAAGTCCGAAACCTTACTATCACTGAGCAAAATCACTGTTGTCGGTTCATCTTTGAACAAGTGTAAGAACAGTGTTTTCTTGTCTGGCGTAGTCACGGTGTAAATCTTTTTATCAGCCGTCTCTTCGTCTGGTGTTAGGGCAAAGCCTTTTGCTTTTGGTGCAGAAAGGTAGAATGCTGCAACTGTATTCAGATTCGCAGTAGCAACGCGGCAATTTTCACCAAGTCCAACATTGAAACAGTTCGGGGTAGAAGGACTGTAGTGAGGAAAATCGGCAGCGGTCGCGGTTCCTGTATTTCTTGAGGGCTGAGCTTGGGATTGTGGAGAAGTTGCTGATTCTGGTGGATTGGCTTCTTGAGGTGTCGGAGACTCGATCGATTTTTGCACGATCGGATTTGGGTTCGGGCGATTGATTCTTGGTAGGGCGGGTTTTGGTTTTGCGATCGCGACTTTCGGAGTTTGTCTCGCGCTAGATTTGGTCGTCGGTAACTGAGTGATTTTCACCGGAGCTTCTTTATTTTCCGGTGGCTTTTCTTGTTCTTTTGGAAAGGGCGTGAACAGTAAGAGTGCGTGCAGTCCGAGCGCTGCGAATAACATGGGTCGAACCATCGATCGCGCTGCGGCAGGAACTTGAGGAAAGGTAGGTAAGGAAAGAGTCTTAGTCATAAGGTCAAAGAGTGCATGGACTGAGAACAGAACGGGCAAGGAATCGATTGCGGAATTCTTTTCACAGCACAGATGCGAGTTTGCCACATCAATCGTTCAAGCTTTGATCAATCTGTCTGTTGTGCTGAATTTGAAGCAGTACTGATCTTGATCAAAGCTTCATTTCTAAAGTCAATGCAAAAATTGTATCGCGATCGTCTCAATATCTGTCCATTTATAGATCATTTATCTAAGTTTTCTAGCGTATTACTGATATAGATACGTTGTTGTGCTGAGTATCACCTTCCTGTTAACCAAAGTTTTAACTAGATTTAATCTACTGTTAGTTTTCTGTTTGCTTTTGCTTAACTGATTGGGTTGTAGTGTTGTCATTGTTACCTAAATCGACACTAGATCGCATAAAGAACGAGGACATCATGATACTCTCCAGAAAAGCGCTCCGCCGTGGTGGAATTGCTCTGTTTGTTGCGGCTGCGATCGCACTGACTCCGGTTCTATCTGCGATCGCGCAGTCTACGACGTTGAACGGTGCAGGCGCGACTTTCCCAGCATTGTTGTATGAGCGCTACATCTCAGAATTTAAGAAAAAAGAACCCAATATCAACGTGAACTATCAAGGGATCGGTAGCGGTGGCGGAATTCGCCAAGTGATCGCGGGTGTGGTTGATTTTGGTGGAAGTGATGCGGCAATGACCGACGAGGACATGGCAAAAGTCAATCGCGGAATTATTCTAGTGCCAACCGCAGGGGGCGCTGTAACTCCGGTTTATAACCTTCCGGGAGTGAACAACCTGAAGCTTTCGCGGGAAGTGTTACCAGAAATTTTTGCAGGTCGGATTACGAAGTGGAATGATCCGAAGATTGCAAAAGATAACAGCGGTGTGAATCTACCGAATTCAGATATTAAAACGGTTGTCCGCGCAGATGGTAGTGGTACAACGTTTATTTTCACCAATCATCTCAGTGCTGTAAGTCCTTACTTTAAGGGTCGTGTGGGTGTCGGAACGGCTCCGAAATGGACGACGAACCCGCTCAGAGGTCGAGGCAATCCGGGTGTTGCTGCATTGGTGCAGAAGACTCCAGGAACGATCGGTTATGTGGAGTACTCGTTTGCGAAGAAGAACAATCTTACGGTTGCAGCGGTTCAGAATCAGAAGGGTGAATTTTTGACTCCTTCGATCGACAATACCAATAAAGCCCTTTCAACGGTGAATTTCCCACCGAATTTCCGAGTATTTGAAGGCAATCCAGCCGATGGATACCCGATTACGGGATTGACTTGGATGATGGTGTTCAAGCAGTATGACAGTCCTCAGAAGTCGGAAGCGATGAAGAAATGGATTGAGTATGTGCTGACTGAAGGGCAGAACTTGAACGCGAGTTTGGACTTTACTCGGATTCCTGAACCTATCGCAAGACGCGCTCTGGATCAGGTGAGAGCTGAAGTCAAGCCTTAGACGTAACGCGATCGAACTTCGATTGTTGAGAACAGATTGATCGGTCATTGCCGAAATCTTTCGCCCCCTAAATCCCCCACGAGTGGGGGACTAAGAGTAGAGCAGATTACTCCAGTTCAGAGAATGAATTCGATTCAAAGTTCCCCAGAAATGGGGGGTTTAGGGGGCATTAGCCAACCAAAACGAAGCGAACTCAACTCAGAGTAGCGCAAGCCTATTTCAATTGTGATGTGAGGATTTTTTCATGTACCGCCTTTGGCATTCCCTTGTGTTAGCCCCGGTGCTAGCTGGGTCGATCGCACTTTCCGCATCGGCTCAAGAACGCACTACTTCGATCGATGAACTCTCAAAGCCTGCAACCCTTAAAGGTCAGGTCACTTCAGTTTCTCAACTGTCTGATGTGCGCCCTACCGATTGGGCATTCCAAGCCTTGCAATCTTTAGTAGAACGCTATGGCTGTATTGCAGGATATCCAGACCGAACCTATCGCGGCAATCGTGCTTTAACGCGGTTCGAGTTTGCAGCGGGATTAAATGCTTGTCTCGATCGAGTGAATGAACTGATCGCCGCTTCGACCGCTGATTTAGTTAAAAAAGAAGACTTAGCAGCACTGCAAAAGTTGCAAGAAGAGTTTGCTGCCGAGTTAGCCACTGTTCGCGGACAGGTCGATAGCTTAGAAGCTCGAACCACAACGCTGGAAAGACAACAGTTCTCCACCACGAGCAAACTAACGGGAGAAGTCATCTTCTCAGCAAGTCAGGCTTTTGGTGCCGATCGAGCCGTCACTTCAGACCAACAGCGTGTCATTGATGCCGCGGCGACTCCCGCCGCACGAACCGCAGCCCGAAACACTGCCATTACTGGATCAGCCACGAACAGCGATCGGGATGTTCGCGAGAATACTACCTTTTCCAATCGGGTAAGAATTGCGTTTGACACCAGTTTTAGTGGACGCGATCGCTTAAGAACTCAACTGCAAGCGAGAAACATTACTGCGTTTAGCGGTACAGGTGCGGCGGGCATCACGGGCACGAACATGACTCGCTTGGGCTATGACGGAACGAACAACAATACGATCGAACTTCGGCGCTTAGAATATCGCTTTCCATTGGGCGACCAAACAACGGTCTTCCTGGGAACCGGAACAAACGACGGTCTAGAGTTCAATGATTCGATCCCGACACTTAGCCCGTTTGAATCGAGTGGAAGCGGGTCTATTTCTCGATTTGGACGGTTCAATCCCATCTATCGTTCTAGCAGTGGAACAGGGATCATTGTGAATCATCGCTTAGGGCGAGAATTCACCGTTGGGAATCGGTTTACTCTGTCGCTGGGTTACTTAGTGCCGACCGGAGACGCTCAAGATCCGAGCCTCGATCGCGGATTGTTCTCAGGAAGCTATGCTGCGATCGCGCAATTAGTCTATCAACCGACTCCAAATTTAGGAATTGGTTTTACCTATGCGAATGGTTACTTCAATACAGGCTCTGGTGTCACTGGCAGTACGGGTAGTGCGTTCGCGAACAATCCCTTCAACAGTAACCAAACGATCAACTCTGCTGGCAACGTGCCGACCAGTACGAATCAGTACGGGGTGCAAGCAAACATTCGCCTGAGTCCTGGACTCGCTTTAGCAGGTTGGGCAGGATTGACGGATGCTCAAGCAAGACGAACTGTTGGCGCAACTGCCGCGACGAGAACCGTTCGAGAAGGCGATCGAGCGACGATTTTCAATTGGGCGGTAGGTCTTGCTTTCCCGGATCTGTTCAGCGAAGGTAGCTTAGGCGGAATCATCTTTGGAATGCCACCAAAAGTTACGAGCAGCGATTTTGGTTTGGCGACTCCAACAGCGGTGTCTGCACGACGTGAAGATCGGAGTTCTTCCTATCATTTGGAAGTCTTCTACCGTTATCGGCTCAGTGACAACATCTCGATCACACCTGGTGCATTCGTGATTTTTAATCCAGAAGGCAATTCTGCAAATAATGCCATTTATGTTGGCACATTGCGGACAACGTTCACTTTCTAAATCTCACACCTCTAGTGGGGACACTCATTCTAAAAGTGTCCCTTTTCTTTCATTTGGGAAAATAGACTATGACATCAATTCCATCTGAATCTAAACCAACTTTAGACTCGATCGAAGGCGGTAATACGGCTTGGGTCGAGTTTGGTTTTGCATGGGGATTGCGAATTTTGGCATTGAGCGCGATCGCAATTCTGCTTTGGATGGGTTGGATCATTTTCAACGCTGCCTTACCCGCAATCAAAACGTTTGGCTTAGGATTTGTCACACGGCAAGAATGGGATGTGAATCAGCTTCAGTTCGGAGCAAAAACATATTTATATGGCACGATCGTTACTTCTGCGATCGCGCTTTTATTCGCAGTTCCGATCGGGGTCATAGTTGCAATCGTCACGAGCGAGAAATTTCTGCCGGGATGGTTACGATCGATATTAGGATTTTTGATTGAACTCATCGCATCGATTCCTAGCGTAATCATTGGCTTCTGGGGAATCTTTGTTTTGATCCCATTTATGAAACCGATTCAATCCGCATTACATCAACAATTAAGTTGGATTCCGTTATTCGGAACTGAAACCTTTGGACCCAGTTTACTCGTGGCTGGAACGATTCTTGCTGTGATGATTTTGCCAACGATCGCAGCAATCAGCCGAGATGTCATGTTAGCGATTCCCCAAGATCTACGAACTGCATCACTTTCCTTGGGTGCAACTCGTTGGGAAATGATCACAACTGTATTAATCCCAGCGAGTTTATCCGGAATCATTGGTGCAATCATGTTGGCATTGGGACGGGCATTAGGTGAAACGATGGCAGTAACGATGGTCATTGGTAACTCTGATCAAATCAGCTTATCGTTACTTGATCCCGGCAATACGATTCCGTCAATTCTCGCAAATCAATTTCCCGAAGCGTTAGACGAACTGCACATTGGAGCATTGATGTATCTGGCATTAATTCTATTTGCGTTGACGTTGATTATTAATATGATTGCAAACTCGATCGTTAAAAAATTCGGACTGAAACAATGACTTTAGAACAGCAACTCACAAAGCCACTGTCACTCGATCGACGAATTTTCAGCTCTTTCATGAGCGCGATCGCAGTGATTTTCACCGGACTTGCACTCCTGCCATTACTCTCGGTGCTATTTGAAATTCTCCGCCAAGGCTTACCGAATCTGAAGTGGGAAGTCTTCACGAATCTACCTGCTCCTGCGGGCGATACCAGTGTAGTGGGTGGATTTGCGAACGCCATTCAAGGAACGGTGTTAATGGTGAGCATCGCAGCCCTCTTTAGCATTCCGTTTGGAATTGCGATCGCAGTTTATCTATCCGAAATTGGTAAATCGGGCGCGATCGCTCAAACAGTGCGCTTTGTGTTGTCAATCCTTAGTGCAGTTCCCTCGATCGTGGTGGGTGTGTTCGCATATGCTGTGATTGTACTTTCCACTATTCTTGGATATCGGGGCTTTTCAGCGTTAGCAGGTAGTTTTGCACTCGCTGTGATTATGTTACCGATCGTCGTTCTCTCTACCGAAGAAGCTTTGAAACTAGTTCCGAATCATCAGCGATTAGCATCTGCCGCACTCGGAGCTAATTCAATGCAAACCGTGTTCAAGATTGTTTTAAAGGCAGCACTGCCAAGTATTACAACGGGTGTGTTGTTAGCGATCGCACGAGCATCTGGTGAAACGGCTCCTCTGATCTTCACCGCATTGTTCAGTCAGAGTTGGGTCGAGCAGATTCTAAACCCCACTCCTTCGCTGTCTGTGATGATTTACAACTATTCGAGTTCTGCCTTTCCAGAGCAAACCCAGATGGCTTGGACAGCTTCACTCGTCTTGCTCGGTCTTGTCACAATCACCAATTTACTCTCTCGCCTGATTACCCGGAAACGCTGACCTATGTTGCATTCTATTTCTCAGTCTGAACTCGCTTTGTCTGCTCAAGCTGTGGATGTGTTTTATGGCGATCGTAAAGCATTGTCCTCAGTTTCAATGGAAATCTACCCTGGACAAGTCACAGCAATCATTGGTCCTTCAGGCTGTGGTAAATCGACGTTTATCAAAGCCCTCAATCGTATTGGTGAACTCGAAAGCGATATGCGCGTCAAGGGACAAGTGCAATTCTTTGGTCAAGATATCTACAGTCCCCGTGTGAATCTCAACCGATTGCGGCGACAGATTGGCATGGTGTTTCAGAAACCAAATCCCTTTCCGATGAGCATTTACGATAATGTTGCTTACGGGGTTCGGGTCTTTAGTCGGGTATCTCGATCCCTACTCGATGAAATCGTCGAAAAAGCGCTTGCCGATGCCGCTCTGTGGAATGAGGTCAAAGACAATCTAAAAAAATCCGCGTTGAGCCTATCCGGTGGACAACAGCAACGATTGTGTATTGCTCGTGCATTGGCTGTAAAACCAAGAGTTCTGCTAATGGATGAACCCTGTTCGGCACTTGATCCGATCGCCACAATGAAGATCGAGGAATTGATCAATTCATTGCGTCAAGAATTTACGATCGTCATTGTCACTCACAATATGCAGCAGGCGGCACGAATTAGCGATCGTACTGCCTTTTTTAGCACCGACGAGAGCCGTATCGGTCAACTGATCGAAATCGATGATACTCAAAAGATTTTCAGCGGCGCAGCAAATTCTCGAACTCGCGATTATGTTGAGGGACGATTTGGCTAAAGTGAAAAGCAAATGAAGGCAGCATAACGTTCCGGTTGAGCGGCAGCAGATCGACCACAACGATAGACGAAAAGGCTCTCAACTGTCCGCTCCAATCGGGTTGTTATGCCGCTTTTTACGATCAACTCTTCGTACATCGATCAACTTCAACTTTGTGCGGAGCTGTTGAGTTGTTGATGAAGTTGTTGGATTTCTTCGACGGATAACCCGGTACAGCGAACAACGATTTCAACAGATACACCTTCTTGCAGAAGATTGAGTGCAATCTCCCGCTTATCTTCCTTTTGTGCGTCTCTCCAAATCGACTGATAAACAGTAGACTCCTGCATAATGTCCCTCCGTAAGACACGATAAATGATTTCCTCTTCCAATTTTAGCCCCGCAAGAATCCCTGATGCTGCCATCAAGTTCGCTTGCGTTGCGGGGTCTGCAATCTGATCTACTCTCTGAGCCGCTTGTCGTAACGTTTCCTCGGCATCTGCACTTTGACCTAAAACCGCAAACGGAATCAGCCCAGGATATTGCAGAAAGAGCGAGGCAGGTTGCTCCCACAAGCGCATCACGTCAAACTCATGGCGAGTCCGTTCCATCGTAAAGCTAGTCCCATAAACTAAAGGAGATGCCGTCTGCTTCAGATAAATGACCACTTGGTGCATCGGCTTCGTCGAATCTCTTCGGTATCCTCGCAACCGATAATCCGTCACGCGAAACGGAATGTTGTCTTTCGGAAGCGTCTGAAACTCAATATGCAGGATGGCTTCGTCTGATTCGAGAAAAATCAGGGCATCAGCGCGAATCGGATCAAGGGAAAGTTCCGAGGGTTGAAGTTCTGTCATCGTGACAGGTGTTCCCATTAGCCAACTCGCGAAGTCAGCGGAGAAATGTTCAGCCAGGAATCGGCAGGCATCGGCGTACATAGAAATAGTAGGATTGTACGCCTTATGATGCTGATTTAGTCTTGAGCAGATTTAAACTTTGGTGAATGATTGTTGCGGAGCGATCTCAGGAACAGAATAAGGATTGTTATGCCGTCTATTCAAGTTGGTGTAGAGTCACTATGACTATCGTTTATGACAGAGAAAGGGCGATCCATTTATTTTTACTTGAGTTTGCGGGCAATATCTTGAGCACACTCGCTTCCCTCTTTGCAGAAGGTAATTGTTGTACTACCGTACCTCTGATTCTGAGTATTGAGATAATAGATAGTCCCATCGAATTGAGGGGGAGAATCTCCGCTAATAGTCGCTGGAATTGCACCTTCAATATATGCAATGCGAGGGTTCGGGTCAGCAGTGTTCAAGGAGACCATAATTTTCCTGCTATCTGGAAGAACTGCGGCATTAATACTACGCCAACCAACATTTGTTTTTATTACTTGGGACTCAGGATCGATACATCCTCGCCGCGTGGCATTATTTATACTAAATTCGTTCGAGGCTGCTGCCTGAGAAATATCTGCTGTACCCAAAATCGACATGCAGTTCAATTTATCAAACTGAAGTGGTATACCGCTAGTTTTTGTTTCATAAAACCACTTGCCCTGGATCGACAGAGACTTTGGGATGGATGCTTTCTTGATGAGAACATATTCTGCTCCCCCAAACCGAAAACCTTCATATCCTTGCTGCACAGCAATAGCGCCAAGAAAAGCGCCAGCAGTGAAGGCAGCGAGTAACTGCCAATGCTTTTTTGCCCAATCAGTAACAAGAGATTTTGGAGAAGCTTCCGTTTCCATATTCATATCGTTTAAAGAGACTCATTAACGTAGCTGTCACACATCGACCGTCTACTCACGATTATCATCGTCGGCATAACTCTTATTACACGGAAACTTTCCGTATATCACCCTGATTCGGCTGACTATGCGGAAAAGTTTCGGCATATCACACCGCTTTAGAATGCTATGCAGAAAGATTTCCACATATTACGCTCATGTAGATGAATATACGGAGAATTTCAGCATATTTTCCAATTCAGCATAGAAATGTCTTTTATGGTTTTAATACAGATTTACTATTCAAGGCATGGAAGCAAAACCTAGAAAACTGCTCGATCGACTCCATGACACCATTCGCCTCAAGCACTACTCTTACAGCACAGAACAGACTTATGTGAACTGGAACCGCCGCTATATTCTGTTTCACAACAAGCGTCATCCGCAAGACATGGGAGGCGAAGAACTTGAAACTTTTCTTACCCATCTCGCCGTTCACGAAAACGTCTCCGCTTCTACCCAGAATCAGGCGCTGAACGCGATCGTATTCCTCTATCGCGAAGTGCTTAAACAAGACTTAGAACTTGATATTGATGCCGTTCGTGCAAAACGATGCCGAACTTTACCCGCTGTATTAACTAAAGCGGAAACTCAGTCAGTTTTGCAAAACGTCTCATCCGATCGCATTTCCAAAGATCCACGAAGCAACATTACTCGTCGTCATCATCTGCACGAAAGTGTCCTGCAAAAATCAGTGAAGCAATCAGTGCGAACAACAGGAATTGCCAAACGAGTTGGGTGTCATACCTTTCGACATTGCTTTGCAACCCATTTAATTGAGGCGGGATACGATATCCGCACAGTGCAAGAACTGTTAGGACACAAGGATGTGAAGACGACGATGATCTATACTCACGTCCTCAACAAAGGTGGGCGAGGAGTGAAAAGTCCACTCGATTAAAAAAGCGGGATTGCTCCCGCCTGGTCGTTATTCTGCTTCGTCTTCGAGATCGACGATTCCAGCTTCCTCAGCAGTTGGAGGAACAAGCGCAACCGCCGCGATCGCATCCTCTTCATCTAATCGCTGCACTCTTACTCCAGTTGCAGCTCGTGACTGAGACGAAATTGCATCTACTGATTGTCGAATGATGATACCGCGATTGGTAATTAGCATCATTTCATCGCCTTCATTCACGATATGCAGCGAGGACAACGTATCGCCTGGTTTGCGGAATTTCGTGACCACAATTCCCATTCCTGCTCGGTTTTGCAGTCGGAATTGTTTAACGGGAACTCGCTTACCGTAGCCTCCAGTCGTGACAACTAAAGCCCAAGGTCCCGATTGAGGTGGCAATTCAGCGTTTTCATCGACAACGCTTTCATCTTCGTCACCGACAGGTTCTTCCGCTTGCGCTTGTGCGACATCAGCCACAATTTGACCAGGTAGAATTGCCATGCCGACTAACCTATCACCTTCTCGTAGGGACATTGCTCTTACACCACGAGTGGCACGACCCAGCGGACGGAGTTGCTCATGATTGACGCGGAAGTGAATCGATCGACCTAGACTTGATCCGATGATGATACTGTCATCGACTCGCGATAGTCTAACCCATCGCAGTTGATCGCCTTCTTCAAGCGAGATAGCAATCAATCCATTGGTGCGAATGTTGCTGAAGGCTGAGAGCGCGGTTTTCTTGATGTAGCCTTTGTTGGTTAACATCACTAAGTACTCATCATCTGAGAATTCGCTGACTGAGACGACCGAAGTAATCTTTTCTCCGTGGGGAACAGTCAGAAGTTGAACGATCGGAGTTCCACGAGAAGTTCGAGATCCGAGTGGGATTTGGTAAGCTTTCAGCGCGTAGACAACACCTCGATCGCTAAAGAACAATACGCTGTCATGGTCACAACAGCTAATGAAGTGTTCCACAGCATCGTCTTCTTTCATCCGCGCTCCAGATTTACCACGAGTTGCGCGGTTCTGAGCTTCAAAGGTACTGATCGGCATCCGTTTGATGTAGCCTTGCTCGGTGACAAGCACGATCGATTTCTCGTTCGCGATTAGATCGATATCACCAAGCTCGTCTTCGGATTGCTCGATGACGGTG contains:
- a CDS encoding MotA/TolQ/ExbB proton channel family protein, which translates into the protein MSNLYEVIAKGGPLMIPLVGLSVATFACAFERSTFWIPLLRTEAKLSHDVLEAAKYSLVDARVIAERAKSPIGRFLLAPLKLNHPTPETFRLALETAGDEEFVKMRKGDKLLESVIAIAPLLGLLGTVTGLMVTFSNLNVGGGAASAEATTKAAAGIGEALTTTAGGMVVAIIALCIFRVSVTLQAKQMDYFSKIGSELELIYRQYWYEPATSELARIESARSQDPESAEVPV
- a CDS encoding biopolymer transporter ExbD, yielding MKFKNQQKGSQMPEINLVPMMDVIMTILTFFIIVSMTLTNFQSVDANLPSADKGSSTETPVDPLVIGVTKTGQVEINQGAVTEAQMGEQVVSYFQKNPKGTIILKADKSLPYERVVKTLGVLRDVGGDRVSLAIE
- a CDS encoding iron uptake porin; the encoded protein is MYRLWHSLVLAPVLAGSIALSASAQERTTSIDELSKPATLKGQVTSVSQLSDVRPTDWAFQALQSLVERYGCIAGYPDRTYRGNRALTRFEFAAGLNACLDRVNELIAASTADLVKKEDLAALQKLQEEFAAELATVRGQVDSLEARTTTLERQQFSTTSKLTGEVIFSASQAFGADRAVTSDQQRVIDAAATPAARTAARNTAITGSATNSDRDVRENTTFSNRVRIAFDTSFSGRDRLRTQLQARNITAFSGTGAAGITGTNMTRLGYDGTNNNTIELRRLEYRFPLGDQTTVFLGTGTNDGLEFNDSIPTLSPFESSGSGSISRFGRFNPIYRSSSGTGIIVNHRLGREFTVGNRFTLSLGYLVPTGDAQDPSLDRGLFSGSYAAIAQLVYQPTPNLGIGFTYANGYFNTGSGVTGSTGSAFANNPFNSNQTINSAGNVPTSTNQYGVQANIRLSPGLALAGWAGLTDAQARRTVGATAATRTVREGDRATIFNWAVGLAFPDLFSEGSLGGIIFGMPPKVTSSDFGLATPTAVSARREDRSSSYHLEVFYRYRLSDNISITPGAFVIFNPEGNSANNAIYVGTLRTTFTF
- a CDS encoding Rpn family recombination-promoting nuclease/putative transposase; this translates as MYADACRFLAEHFSADFASWLMGTPVTMTELQPSELSLDPIRADALIFLESDEAILHIEFQTLPKDNIPFRVTDYRLRGYRRDSTKPMHQVVIYLKQTASPLVYGTSFTMERTRHEFDVMRLWEQPASLFLQYPGLIPFAVLGQSADAEETLRQAAQRVDQIADPATQANLMAASGILAGLKLEEEIIYRVLRRDIMQESTVYQSIWRDAQKEDKREIALNLLQEGVSVEIVVRCTGLSVEEIQQLHQQLNSSAQS
- the pstS gene encoding phosphate ABC transporter substrate-binding protein PstS; this translates as MILSRKALRRGGIALFVAAAIALTPVLSAIAQSTTLNGAGATFPALLYERYISEFKKKEPNINVNYQGIGSGGGIRQVIAGVVDFGGSDAAMTDEDMAKVNRGIILVPTAGGAVTPVYNLPGVNNLKLSREVLPEIFAGRITKWNDPKIAKDNSGVNLPNSDIKTVVRADGSGTTFIFTNHLSAVSPYFKGRVGVGTAPKWTTNPLRGRGNPGVAALVQKTPGTIGYVEYSFAKKNNLTVAAVQNQKGEFLTPSIDNTNKALSTVNFPPNFRVFEGNPADGYPITGLTWMMVFKQYDSPQKSEAMKKWIEYVLTEGQNLNASLDFTRIPEPIARRALDQVRAEVKP
- the pstA gene encoding phosphate ABC transporter permease PstA, with the protein product MTLEQQLTKPLSLDRRIFSSFMSAIAVIFTGLALLPLLSVLFEILRQGLPNLKWEVFTNLPAPAGDTSVVGGFANAIQGTVLMVSIAALFSIPFGIAIAVYLSEIGKSGAIAQTVRFVLSILSAVPSIVVGVFAYAVIVLSTILGYRGFSALAGSFALAVIMLPIVVLSTEEALKLVPNHQRLASAALGANSMQTVFKIVLKAALPSITTGVLLAIARASGETAPLIFTALFSQSWVEQILNPTPSLSVMIYNYSSSAFPEQTQMAWTASLVLLGLVTITNLLSRLITRKR
- the pstC gene encoding phosphate ABC transporter permease subunit PstC, whose amino-acid sequence is MTSIPSESKPTLDSIEGGNTAWVEFGFAWGLRILALSAIAILLWMGWIIFNAALPAIKTFGLGFVTRQEWDVNQLQFGAKTYLYGTIVTSAIALLFAVPIGVIVAIVTSEKFLPGWLRSILGFLIELIASIPSVIIGFWGIFVLIPFMKPIQSALHQQLSWIPLFGTETFGPSLLVAGTILAVMILPTIAAISRDVMLAIPQDLRTASLSLGATRWEMITTVLIPASLSGIIGAIMLALGRALGETMAVTMVIGNSDQISLSLLDPGNTIPSILANQFPEALDELHIGALMYLALILFALTLIINMIANSIVKKFGLKQ
- a CDS encoding phage integrase N-terminal SAM-like domain-containing protein, translating into MEAKPRKLLDRLHDTIRLKHYSYSTEQTYVNWNRRYILFHNKRHPQDMGGEELETFLTHLAVHENVSASTQNQALNAIVFLYREVLKQDLELDIDAVRAKRCRTLPAVLTKAETQSVLQNVSSDRISKDPRSNITRRHHLHESVLQKSVKQSVRTTGIAKRVGCHTFRHCFATHLIEAGYDIRTVQELLGHKDVKTTMIYTHVLNKGGRGVKSPLD
- the pstB gene encoding phosphate ABC transporter ATP-binding protein PstB; amino-acid sequence: MLHSISQSELALSAQAVDVFYGDRKALSSVSMEIYPGQVTAIIGPSGCGKSTFIKALNRIGELESDMRVKGQVQFFGQDIYSPRVNLNRLRRQIGMVFQKPNPFPMSIYDNVAYGVRVFSRVSRSLLDEIVEKALADAALWNEVKDNLKKSALSLSGGQQQRLCIARALAVKPRVLLMDEPCSALDPIATMKIEELINSLRQEFTIVIVTHNMQQAARISDRTAFFSTDESRIGQLIEIDDTQKIFSGAANSRTRDYVEGRFG